Proteins co-encoded in one bacterium genomic window:
- the pstC gene encoding phosphate ABC transporter permease subunit PstC → MIRDRNSKYHYYTDMVFRFISALCAAVAFLIIIGISVELVTNSRLSLKTFGLSFLFSQEWNPVTQQFGALSSIYGTVVSTVIAMLIAVPMSLVIALFLVELAHPALSRVVGYGIELLAAIPSIIYGMWGLFVFSRFMSDHVQPMLGDTLGFLPLFKGPPMGIGMLTAGIILAFMILPFISAVMRDVFQMVPPVVKEAGFGMGATTWEVTYNVIVRYGIRGLVGASFLGLGRALGETMAITFVIGNDHSISSSLFSPGNSIASTLANEFTEASEPLYMHALVELGLMLFAITFVIQLLAQLWLKKLHKSMGGGL, encoded by the coding sequence ATGATCAGGGATCGAAATTCGAAATATCATTATTACACCGATATGGTTTTCCGGTTTATAAGCGCCCTGTGCGCCGCCGTAGCGTTTTTGATCATTATCGGTATATCCGTCGAGCTGGTTACCAATTCACGGCTCTCGCTGAAAACCTTCGGGCTTTCGTTTCTGTTTTCCCAGGAATGGAATCCCGTTACCCAGCAATTCGGAGCATTGAGCAGTATATACGGGACTGTCGTATCCACCGTGATAGCCATGCTGATAGCGGTTCCCATGAGCCTGGTGATCGCGCTGTTCCTTGTCGAGCTCGCACATCCTGCTCTCAGTCGGGTTGTCGGGTATGGCATCGAACTGCTTGCCGCGATCCCCAGCATCATATACGGCATGTGGGGGCTTTTTGTTTTTTCACGGTTCATGTCCGATCACGTTCAGCCGATGCTCGGCGATACGCTCGGTTTTCTGCCGTTGTTCAAGGGGCCGCCCATGGGAATCGGCATGCTGACAGCGGGTATCATTCTCGCGTTCATGATACTGCCGTTTATCAGCGCGGTCATGCGGGATGTGTTTCAGATGGTGCCCCCCGTGGTCAAGGAAGCGGGTTTCGGAATGGGAGCGACAACGTGGGAAGTCACCTATAATGTCATCGTCCGGTATGGAATCCGCGGGCTTGTGGGAGCATCTTTCCTCGGCCTGGGGCGCGCCCTCGGCGAGACAATGGCGATAACCTTCGTGATCGGGAACGATCATTCGATATCATCCTCTCTTTTCTCGCCGGGAAACAGCATCGCGTCGACGCTTGCCAACGAATTTACCGAAGCCTCCGAACCGCTGTACATGCATGCGCTGGTCGAGCTGGGGCTCATGCTGTTTGCCATTACGTTCGTTATCCAGCTTTTAGCGCAGCTCTGGCTGAAAAAGCTCCATAAGAGCATGGGGGGCGGTTTATGA
- the pstB gene encoding phosphate ABC transporter ATP-binding protein PstB — protein sequence MTVRHSGDAVFKSKISVKNLSFYYSKNQALFDNTIEIAQNKVTAIIGPSGCGKSTHIRVYNRIYELYREQKATGTVMLDGKNILDPSVDCIELRRKVGMIFQKPTPFPMSIFDNIGYGIRMHYRVSKSELAERVKKALEAAALWKEVKDTLHSPGTALSGGQQQRLCIARAIAVEPEVLLMDEPTSAIDPLATAKIEELIETLKKKYTIVIVTHNMQQAARVSDYTAFFYKGYIVEFGPTTQIFTNPAEKQTEDYITGRFG from the coding sequence ATGACTGTCAGGCACTCCGGCGATGCTGTATTCAAATCCAAAATATCGGTCAAGAACCTGTCTTTTTACTACAGCAAGAACCAGGCGCTTTTTGACAACACGATAGAGATTGCCCAGAACAAGGTGACCGCAATCATCGGCCCTTCAGGATGCGGAAAATCGACGCACATCCGTGTCTACAACCGTATCTATGAACTGTACAGGGAACAGAAGGCAACGGGCACGGTGATGCTCGACGGTAAAAACATTCTGGACCCGTCTGTCGATTGTATCGAGCTGCGGCGGAAAGTCGGCATGATTTTCCAGAAACCGACGCCGTTCCCGATGAGTATATTCGATAATATCGGGTACGGTATCAGGATGCATTACCGGGTGTCGAAGAGCGAGCTCGCCGAACGGGTTAAAAAGGCCCTCGAAGCCGCGGCTTTGTGGAAAGAGGTGAAAGATACCCTTCACAGTCCCGGAACGGCGCTTTCCGGAGGTCAGCAGCAGCGTCTCTGTATCGCCCGTGCAATCGCGGTGGAACCCGAAGTCCTGCTCATGGACGAGCCGACATCGGCCATAGACCCGCTTGCCACGGCAAAAATCGAGGAGCTCATCGAAACGCTCAAAAAAAAGTATACTATTGTAATCGTCACTCATAATATGCAGCAGGCGGCCCGTGTTTCCGATTATACCGCTTTCTTTTATAAAGGATATATCGTGGAATTCGGACCGACCACTCAGATTTTTACCAATCCAGCAGAAAAACAGACCGAGGATTATATTACCGGCCGTTTCGGATGA
- a CDS encoding SH3 domain-containing protein, giving the protein MKTFVKTPVVCALLVAFQIHTAISQETKKEIKYEDAPKVVLNATAEMQTPEFWISRLKGNPDAVLLSPAHIDALNKETAIIREKVAKLNDINGKPVSIDRIIKYNDTTGAQFKIEDPLSLVSFPGDSLRARLRTNRTFFDSRTYYDDRRMTFDNDKKNQLYDMTDAGSIPDVIKPRYGIITVHATVRVLPTDEVAYGKPDEWYIKGLQAASADVAMPVAILHESKNKDWYFVRSETAFGWVRAVNIALGSPEVIRKYIDAKDFIVALTYTVPVYSNKNFSSFITDLYMGSRFKLVEKTDKGYHVLVPFRKPDGSLETVDGWVKPDAKVSVGYQPFTQRNVINTLFSLLYRPYAWNDGRNEWNCCGYIRVVLRTFGIFTGSWPAFELHWNDHVTTFPSDTPRETKYQYLEKCDPGVTLVGSDGHILMYLGKVNDKHYVIHMGGYDYTTDDGTVMMYRRVNVNDTELKGGYNIDDWTKISPLYP; this is encoded by the coding sequence ATGAAAACGTTTGTCAAAACCCCGGTTGTCTGTGCTTTGTTGGTTGCATTTCAGATTCATACCGCAATTAGCCAGGAGACTAAAAAGGAGATTAAATACGAAGACGCGCCAAAGGTTGTGCTGAACGCGACCGCAGAAATGCAGACTCCGGAATTCTGGATATCACGGCTCAAAGGCAATCCCGATGCTGTTTTATTGAGCCCGGCCCATATAGACGCATTGAACAAGGAAACCGCCATCATACGGGAAAAAGTCGCAAAATTGAACGATATCAACGGCAAACCCGTTTCAATAGACAGGATTATCAAGTACAACGATACTACCGGCGCCCAGTTCAAAATCGAGGATCCGCTTTCTCTCGTGTCTTTTCCCGGTGACAGTCTCAGAGCGCGGCTCAGGACAAATCGCACGTTCTTCGATTCGCGGACATACTATGATGACCGGAGAATGACATTTGACAACGACAAGAAAAACCAGCTTTATGACATGACAGACGCCGGTTCCATTCCCGATGTCATCAAGCCCCGCTACGGCATTATAACCGTTCATGCGACAGTCCGCGTGCTTCCGACCGATGAGGTCGCGTACGGTAAACCCGATGAATGGTACATAAAGGGGCTTCAGGCGGCATCCGCCGATGTAGCCATGCCGGTGGCGATTCTCCACGAATCGAAGAACAAGGACTGGTATTTTGTAAGAAGCGAAACCGCGTTCGGTTGGGTCAGAGCGGTCAATATAGCGCTCGGTTCACCGGAAGTGATACGTAAATATATCGATGCAAAAGACTTCATCGTTGCTCTCACATACACGGTTCCGGTTTACAGCAACAAGAATTTCAGCTCATTCATAACCGACCTTTACATGGGATCGCGATTCAAGCTCGTGGAAAAAACCGATAAGGGATATCACGTGCTCGTGCCGTTCAGGAAGCCGGATGGCTCTCTGGAAACCGTCGATGGCTGGGTGAAGCCCGACGCGAAAGTCAGCGTTGGATATCAACCGTTTACCCAGCGGAATGTCATCAACACGCTGTTCAGTCTTCTCTATCGCCCCTACGCATGGAATGACGGCCGGAACGAATGGAACTGCTGCGGCTATATCCGCGTGGTGCTCAGGACATTCGGCATCTTCACCGGGAGCTGGCCGGCGTTCGAGCTGCACTGGAACGACCATGTTACCACATTCCCGTCGGATACCCCGCGTGAAACAAAATATCAGTATCTCGAAAAATGCGACCCCGGGGTGACCCTGGTCGGGAGCGACGGACACATACTCATGTACCTGGGAAAAGTGAATGACAAGCATTACGTCATTCATATGGGGGGATACGACTACACGACAGATGACGGGACGGTGATGATGTACAGGCGTGTCAACGTAAACGACACGGAACTCAAAGGCGGTTATAATATCGACGACTGGACAAAAATTTCACCGCTGTATCCATAA
- the pstA gene encoding phosphate ABC transporter permease PstA: MILRSTVYRKSVDILVKGFSGLSASIGLVFLAWIIWEVVKRGFAALNWEFFTALPAPPGMEGGGIANAILGTLIITALAGVIGVPVGIMSGVYLSEFGKNGIFGKAIRFTLNVIMGVPSIIVGLFVYTILVIPIGHFSGYAGAVALAVIIIPVVARTTEDMMNLVPNALRESALAVGASRTSVTIRIVFRAAKSGMITGILLAIARISGETAPLLFTALNSPFWPGSFNQPVANLTVTIFNYAMSPYPDWQQTAWGASFIIMAAVLATTVLARFITKEVKT; this comes from the coding sequence ATGATCCTGCGTTCGACCGTCTATCGTAAAAGCGTGGATATACTGGTCAAGGGATTTTCAGGTCTCTCGGCGTCGATCGGGCTCGTGTTCCTTGCATGGATCATATGGGAGGTTGTCAAACGAGGTTTTGCGGCGCTGAACTGGGAATTCTTCACCGCGCTGCCCGCTCCTCCCGGCATGGAGGGCGGTGGTATAGCCAACGCGATTCTGGGGACGCTAATCATTACAGCTCTGGCCGGAGTCATAGGTGTGCCTGTCGGTATCATGAGCGGGGTATACCTGTCGGAATTTGGGAAAAATGGTATTTTTGGCAAAGCGATCCGTTTTACGCTCAATGTGATCATGGGAGTGCCCTCGATTATTGTCGGTCTGTTCGTCTATACCATCCTCGTGATCCCGATCGGTCATTTTTCCGGATATGCGGGCGCTGTTGCTCTCGCGGTAATCATAATCCCCGTGGTGGCGCGGACAACCGAGGATATGATGAATCTGGTGCCGAATGCCCTGCGGGAATCGGCTCTCGCGGTAGGCGCATCACGAACGAGCGTAACCATCAGGATTGTTTTCCGGGCGGCAAAATCGGGAATGATAACCGGTATTCTCCTGGCGATAGCCCGGATAAGCGGAGAGACCGCGCCGCTGCTTTTCACCGCGCTCAACAGCCCTTTCTGGCCCGGATCGTTCAACCAGCCCGTTGCTAATCTTACGGTAACCATATTCAACTATGCCATGTCTCCATACCCGGACTGGCAGCAGACAGCATGGGGCGCATCGTTCATAATCATGGCGGCAGTGCTGGCCACTACCGTGCTGGCCCGTTTTATTACGAAGGAGGTAAAAACGTGA
- the phoU gene encoding phosphate signaling complex protein PhoU encodes MTNRLHKEVESLKKHLLSLVAEVEENVRMSVEALEKLNSTLAEKVIAADLNVDRREVDIEEECLKILALYQPVANDLRFIIAVLKINTDLERISDLAVNIAERAAFLVTAKRIQMPFDFTLMSDQVQDMLRKSINALITLNAQDAYEICADDDIVDAYHREMYVIVQDAIRKNPDDLDELIHYLGVSRHLERIADQTTNIAENIIYLINGDIVRHHVEDFKKSDCQQP; translated from the coding sequence ATGACCAACCGTCTCCATAAAGAAGTAGAATCCCTGAAAAAACACCTTCTTTCGCTTGTTGCCGAAGTCGAGGAAAATGTCAGGATGTCGGTTGAAGCTCTTGAAAAACTGAACTCTACGCTCGCCGAAAAGGTTATCGCCGCCGATCTGAATGTCGACCGCCGTGAGGTGGATATCGAGGAGGAATGCCTGAAAATCCTTGCGCTCTATCAGCCGGTGGCGAATGATCTGCGCTTTATCATAGCGGTGCTGAAAATCAACACCGATCTGGAGCGAATCAGCGATCTCGCGGTCAATATTGCCGAGCGGGCGGCGTTTCTGGTAACTGCAAAGCGGATACAGATGCCCTTCGATTTCACCCTCATGTCCGACCAGGTTCAGGATATGCTCAGGAAGAGCATCAATGCCCTTATCACGCTCAACGCCCAGGATGCTTATGAGATTTGCGCCGATGATGACATAGTCGATGCATATCATCGTGAGATGTATGTGATTGTCCAGGATGCGATCCGGAAAAATCCCGACGATCTCGACGAGTTGATACATTATCTGGGAGTGTCACGGCATCTGGAACGTATCGCCGACCAGACCACCAATATAGCCGAAAATATTATCTATCTCATTAACGGCGATATTGTCCGTCACCATGTCGAGGATTTCAAAAAATCCGATTGTCAGCAGCCTTGA